In Saccharomyces cerevisiae S288C chromosome XV, complete sequence, the following proteins share a genomic window:
- the PSH1 gene encoding ubiquitin-protein ligase PSH1 (E3 ubiquitin ligase targeting centromere-binding protein Cse4p; mediates polyubiquitination and degradation of histone H3 variant Cse4p; ubiquitination of Cse4p may be antagonized by Scm3p; interacts with the FACT complex preventing mislocalization of Cse4p to euchromatin independent of Slx5p; formyl-methionine/N-recognin component of N-end rule pathway mediating destruction of formylated cytosolic proteins elevated in response to starvation or stationary phase entry): MGDELHNRLLHQNDGTKDAILYKIIESLVCSICHDYMFVPMMTPCGHNYCYGCLNTWFASNTQKELACPQCRSDITTIPALNTTLQQYLSFILEKLRDQNDESFKKLLTTKTKEENDYKNDKEKDTLFDKVFKNSALAVADDSDDGITRCSNCHWELDPDEVEDGNVCPHCNARIRNYAGGRDEFDEEEYSEGELDEIRESMRRRRENRFASTNPFANRDDVSSEDDDSSEEEPMREHIPLGRWARSHNRSIAVDAVDDEDDEEEDEEEEEEMDSDLKDFIEDDEDDEDEDGSRRNLVLSALKNRHVIITDDEEEEQRRHATEEEDRDSDFYEHNDDGFVSGDSLDEDQKEVTRIQSSSDSEDRSLSYSGSSDVKDNNDDNTEELDDPQPKRQKRFRVVLGDSDDE, from the coding sequence ATGGGCGACGAATTACACAACCGTTTACTTCACCAAAACGATGGCACCAAGGACGCCATACTTTATAAGATAATAGAATCGTTAGTTTGCTCCATCTGCCACGATTATATGTTTGTACCGATGATGACACCTTGTGGTCATAATTATTGCTATGGTTGTCTGAACACCTGGTTTGCCAGCAATActcaaaaagaattggCTTGTCCGCAGTGCAGATCTGATATTACCACCATTCCCGCATTGAATACAACGTTGCAACAGTATCTATCATTCATTTTAGAGAAATTAAGGGACCAGAATGAtgaatcttttaaaaaacttttaaCAACTAAAACCAAGGAGGAAAATGATTACAAGAATGACAAGGAAAAGGACACATTGTTTGACAAAGTATTTAAGAATAGCGCATTGGCAGTGGCCGACGACTCGGATGATGGTATCACACGTTGTAGTAATTGTCATTGGGAATTAGACCCAGACGAAGTAGAGGACGGAAATGTTTGTCCCCACTGCAATGCCAGAATACGGAATTACGCAGGTGGTCGCGACgaatttgatgaagaagaatacaGTGAAGGAGAGTTGGATGAAATCCGGGAAAGCATGCGTAGGCGTAGAGAGAATCGATTTGCGTCTACCAATCCGTTTGCTAATAGAGATGATGTAAGTTCTGAAGACGATGATAGCAGTGAAGAGGAGCCCATGCGAGAACATATCCCACTAGGCCGTTGGGCCAGGTCACATAATCGTAGTATTGCTGTGGATGCTGtggatgatgaagacgacgaagaagaggatgaggaagaagaagaggagatGGATTCcgatttgaaagattttatagaggatgatgaagatgacgaagatgaagatggaAGTAGGAGGAATTTGGTATTGTCTGCACTCAAGAACAGACATGTAATTATTACtgatgatgaggaagagGAGCAACGGCGACATGCTacagaagaggaagatcGCGATAGTGACTTTTACGAGcataatgatgatggttTTGTAAGTGGTGATAGCCTTGATGAGGATCAGAAGGAGGTTACACGGATACAATCGAGTTCTGATTCCGAAGATCGTTCACTTTCGTATTCCGGCTCCAGCGATGTCAAGGATAACAATGACGATAACACGGAAGAATTAGATGACCCACAACCGAAAAGGCAGAAACGCTTCCGTGTAGTTCTAGGAGACAGTGACGATGAATAA
- the AIM39 gene encoding Aim39p (hypothetical protein; null mutant displays elevated frequency of mitochondrial genome loss; localizes to mitochondria, cytosol and to the peroxisome in a Pex5p-dependent manner in glucose) translates to MWGLCKKHFPSNKIQVQERNKALKPKKSGSEHKTKQLFPVFNCKKKEKGVMIRFAILRNANTSLLSARSICLFTQAPTYCHVRLNTLNKSITTKRNSLTESKRHVHDGKHFFTTPHQQQQTKLGEIEEGHSPNIKGEDLRSIGQAITHQRNKRRKQIWSAIFGGIFGVILGYSLIYRVIYLKEQSFLPLFPSSKIRKLSTRDLKKVDVNQVQKLSKLRVLEILSGHDMIKEQYGVPLLDKDGNSPTLNEFSMWCEDQDPCVTGIVMEPDDKRDSSHTWYRIPFVCKWRITHRPISIRGTIDDLLNRIGLETADLFEIISPERVYGSFKYEYPLQGDSHALHLWFHGEIELDDDSLIVYNGKYHVDVKLQEIDLFRREKNGQLIQYVLYKNEAGDK, encoded by the coding sequence ATGTGGGGGTTATGCAAGAAGCATTTTCCGAGCAATAAAATTCAAGTGCAGGAGAGAAACAAAGCATTAAAACCAAAGAAGAGTGGCAGCGAACATAAGACAAAGCAACTGTTTCCTGTATTCAATtgcaagaagaaggaaaaagggGTAATGATACGGTTTGCGATTCTACGTAATGCTAACACATCTCTACTGTCCGCGAGAAGTATATGCTTATTTACCCAGGCGCCTACCTATTGTCATGTAAGGTTGAATACCTTGAATAAAAGCATTACAACtaaaagaaattcattGACAGAGTCGAAAAGGCATGTCCATGATGGcaagcatttttttacGACGCCACATCAACAGCAACAGACGAAGTTGGGGGAAATTGAAGAGGGACACAGTCCTAACATAAAAGGAGAGGACTTGAGAAGCATTGGTCAAGCAATAACACATCAGCGAAACAAGCGCCGAAAGCAAATATGGTCCGCCATATTTGGTGGTATATTCGGTGTGATATTAGGATACTCACTAATCTATAGAGTGATATATTTAAAGGAACAAAGTTTCTTACCATTGTTTCCATCATCCAAGATACGTAAACTGAGTACCagagatttgaaaaaggttGACGTAAACCAAGTACAGAAGCTTTCTAAATTAAGGGTTTTAGAGATATTATCCGGTCATGACATGATCAAGGAACAATACGGAGTACCATTGCTTGATAAAGATGGCAATTCACCCACGTTAAATGAATTCAGCATGTGGTGCGAAGATCAAGATCCATGTGTAACTGGTATTGTAATGGAGCCAGACGATAAAAGGGATAGTTCGCACACTTGGTATAGAATACCCTTTGTTTGCAAATGGAGGATAACGCATCGGCCAATAAGTATACGGGGAACCATCGACGATTTACTGAACCGCATTGGTTTGGAAACAGCCGATTTATTTGAGATTATATCGCCGGAGAGGGTATACGGGTCGTTCAAGTACGAATACCCACTGCAGGGGGACTCACATGCATTACACCTTTGGTTTCATGGCGAAATCGAACTGGACGATGATTCTTTGATTGTATATAATGGAAAATACCACGTTGATGTTAAATTGCAAGAAATCGACCTCTTCAGACGTGAAAAGAACGGACAACTAATACAGTACGTTCTATACAAAAACGAAGCGGGCGACAAGTAA
- the DDR2 gene encoding Ddr2p (Multi-stress response protein; expression is activated by a variety of xenobiotic agents and environmental or physiological stresses; DDR2 has a paralog, HOR7, that arose from the whole genome duplication), which produces MKVSQVFISAISVFGLATSVNAQNASNTTSNAAPALHAQNGQLLNAGVVGAAVGGALAFLI; this is translated from the coding sequence ATGAAAGTATCACAAGTTTTCATTTCTGCCATCTCTGTCTTCGGCCTCGCTACTAGCGTAAATGCTCAAAACGCATCCAACACCACGAGTAACGCTGCTCCTGCTTTGCACGCTCAAAATGGTCAACTACTAAACGCCGGAGTCGTCGGTGCTGCTGTTGGTGGTGCTTTGGCCTTTTTGATTTAG
- the SPE2 gene encoding adenosylmethionine decarboxylase SPE2 (S-adenosylmethionine decarboxylase; required for the biosynthesis of spermidine and spermine; cells lacking Spe2p require spermine or spermidine for growth in the presence of oxygen but not when grown anaerobically) translates to MTVTIKELTNHNYIDHELSATLDSTDAFEGPEKLLEIWFFPHKKSITTEKTLRNIGMDRWIEILKLVKCEVLSMKKTKELDAFLLSESSLFVFDHKLTMKTCGTTTTLFCLEKLFQIVEQELSWAFRTTQGGKYKPFKVFYSRRCFLFPCKQAAIHQNWADEVDYLNKFFDNGKSYSVGRNDKSNHWNLYVTETDRSTPKGKEYIEDDDETFEVLMTELDPECASKFVCGPEASTTALVEPNEDKGHNLGYQMTKNTRLDEIYVNSAQDSDLSFHHDAFAFTPCGYSSNMILAEKYYYTLHVTPEKGWSYASFESNIPVFDISQGKQDNLDVLLHILNVFQPREFSMTFFTKNYQNQSFQKLLSINESLPDYIKLDKIVYDLDDYHLFYMKLQKKI, encoded by the coding sequence ATGACTGTCACCATAAAAGAATTGACTAACCACAACTACATTGACCACGAACTATCAGCCACTTTAGACTCAACGGATGCGTTCGAGGGTCCCGAGAAGTTGCTGGAAATCTGGTTCTTCCCTCACAAGAAGTCCATCACGACCGAAAAGACATTAAGAAATATTGGCATGGATAGATGGATCgagattttgaaattagtGAAATGCGAAGTTCTTTCCATGAAGAAGACTAAAGAACTGGATGCCTTTTTGTTGAGTGAGTCTTCCCTCTTCGTCTTCGATCACAAATTGACGATGAAGACGTGCGGTACTACAACCACATTGTTCTGTCTCGAAAAGCTTTTCCAGATCGTTGAGCAAGAGTTATCGTGGGCTTTCCGCACAACACAAGGGGGCAAGTACAAACCATTTAAAGTGTTTTATTCTAGACGATGTTTCCTTTTCCCCTGTAAGCAAGCCGCTATCCATCAAAACTGGGCTGACGAAGTCGACTATTTGAACAAATTTTTCGACAATGGTAAAAGTTATTCCGTGGGAAGAAATGACAAGAGCAACCACTGGAACCTGTACGTCACCGAGACGGACCGCTCCACACCTAAGGGAAAGGAGTACATCGAGGATGACGACGAAACTTTCGAAGTACTGATGACGGAGCTGGACCCAGAATGCGCTAGTAAGTTTGTTTGCGGGCCTGAGGCATCCACAACCGCTCTCGTGGAGCCAAACGAAGATAAGGGCCACAACCTCGGCTACCAAATGACTAAAAATACAAGGCTTGACGAAATATATGTCAACTCGGCCCAAGACTCCGATTTATCATTTCACCACGATGCATTTGCGTTCACGCCATGTGGATACTCATCCAATATGATTCTCGCTGAAAAATACTATTACACCCTGCACGTGACTCCGGAAAAGGGTTGGTCTTACGCCTCTTTCGAAAGTAACATACCCGTATTTGACATTTCCCAAGGGAAGCAAGACAACTTGGACGTTCTTCTACATATTCTGAACGTTTTTCAACCAAGAGAGTTCTCGATGACcttttttaccaaaaattaTCAGAACCAATCCTTCCAAAAACTACTAAGCATCAACGAGTCACTGCCCGACTACATCAAGTTAGACAAAATTGTTTATGATCTGGACGACTACCACCTTTTCTATATGAAATTgcagaagaaaatatga